A region of Nocardioides sp. JS614 DNA encodes the following proteins:
- a CDS encoding UdgX family uracil-DNA binding protein (This protein belongs to the uracil DNA glycosylase superfamily, members of which act in excision repair of DNA. However, it belongs more specifically to UdgX branch, whose founding member was found to bind uracil in DNA (where it does not belong), without cleaving it, appears to promote DNA repair by a pathway involving RecA, rather than base excision.) gives MPEERPGAGAWIPESLSLRALRAAAQACRGCELYRDATQAVMGDGRRDADLMLLGEQPGDREDRVGEPFVGPAGKVLDEALAEVGIAPADVYTTNVVKHFRWSGTRGKQRIHKSPSRAHVAACGPWLEAELRLVRPTGVVLLGGTAGKAVYGAGFRVGESRGRIHDWPASFPVARPPAWVLATTHPSAVLRADDRRSAYEGLVADLRVVAQRLMDH, from the coding sequence ATGCCCGAGGAGCGGCCCGGCGCCGGCGCGTGGATCCCCGAGAGCCTCAGCCTGCGGGCCCTGCGCGCGGCCGCGCAGGCGTGCCGCGGCTGCGAGCTCTACCGCGACGCCACCCAGGCCGTGATGGGCGACGGGCGGCGCGACGCCGACCTGATGCTGCTCGGGGAGCAACCCGGCGACCGCGAGGACCGGGTGGGAGAGCCGTTCGTCGGGCCGGCGGGGAAGGTGCTCGACGAGGCACTCGCGGAGGTCGGCATCGCGCCGGCGGACGTCTACACGACCAACGTGGTCAAGCACTTCCGCTGGTCGGGGACCCGGGGCAAGCAGCGCATCCACAAGTCGCCGAGCCGGGCGCACGTCGCGGCCTGCGGGCCCTGGCTCGAGGCGGAGCTGCGGCTGGTACGGCCCACGGGCGTGGTGCTGCTGGGCGGCACCGCCGGCAAGGCGGTGTACGGCGCGGGCTTCCGAGTGGGCGAGTCACGGGGCCGGATCCACGACTGGCCGGCCTCGTTCCCCGTGGCGCGGCCGCCCGCCTGGGTGCTCGCGACCACGCACCCGTCCGCCGTGCTGCGGGCCGACGACCGCAGGTCGGCGTACGAGGGTCTCGTCGCCGACCTGCGGGTCGTGGCGCAGCGGCTGATGGACCACTGA
- a CDS encoding flavodoxin family protein, giving the protein MTDTPLRALVLVCTLKPSPAESSSQLLGAQVLRELEEHGVTGEVVRVVDHDVRFGVSADEGDGDAWPEIRAKMLVSDILVVATPIWMGQPASVCKMVLERLDAELSETDDEGRMLTEGKVGVVAVVGNEDGAHHVVAEVLQALNDTGFTIAASAGTYWVGEAMQSTDYNELDPTPEKTAATTEAAARHAAHLARLLKDAPYPGPQ; this is encoded by the coding sequence ATGACCGACACCCCCCTGCGCGCCCTCGTCCTCGTCTGCACGCTCAAGCCCTCCCCGGCCGAGTCCAGCTCCCAGCTGCTCGGCGCGCAGGTGCTGCGCGAGCTCGAGGAGCACGGCGTGACCGGCGAGGTCGTCCGGGTCGTCGACCACGACGTCCGGTTCGGCGTGAGCGCCGACGAGGGCGACGGCGACGCGTGGCCGGAGATCCGGGCCAAGATGCTGGTCAGTGACATCCTGGTGGTCGCGACCCCGATCTGGATGGGCCAGCCGGCCTCGGTCTGCAAGATGGTCCTCGAGCGGCTCGATGCCGAGCTCAGCGAGACCGACGACGAGGGCCGGATGCTCACCGAGGGCAAGGTCGGCGTCGTGGCGGTGGTCGGCAACGAGGACGGCGCCCACCACGTCGTGGCCGAGGTGCTCCAGGCACTCAACGACACCGGATTCACGATCGCGGCGAGCGCCGGGACCTACTGGGTGGGCGAGGCCATGCAGAGCACCGACTACAACGAGCTCGACCCGACGCCGGAGAAGACGGCCGCGACCACCGAGGCGGCCGCGCGGCACGCCGCCCACCTGGCCCGGCTGCTCAAGGACGCGCCGTACCCGGGCCCGCAGTAG
- a CDS encoding LLM class flavin-dependent oxidoreductase, with the protein MSWLGCARALLVGSLAAITTRLRFPTSVYVPAIRSPYQVAKSVGTAAVLSGNRVSLGVGIGWCREEFELLGQDFTTRGRRTDEALALLAALWTPGWTEFEGESYTAPRLTMEPTPTERIPILVGGLSEVAFRRAARHDGWVGDIYPVDEAIALAGRLAEVRREAGADDDFTVVAALSDAFLPEHFARAAAGGITDCWTMPWAYYHGPDATLEQKVDALERFAREVVVPVNG; encoded by the coding sequence ATTTCCTGGCTAGGCTGTGCACGTGCGCTTCTCGTCGGGTCGCTGGCGGCGATCACCACCCGGCTCCGGTTCCCCACGTCCGTCTACGTGCCGGCCATCCGGAGCCCGTACCAGGTCGCCAAGAGTGTCGGGACCGCCGCGGTGCTCTCCGGCAACCGGGTCAGCCTCGGCGTCGGGATCGGCTGGTGCCGCGAGGAGTTCGAGCTGCTCGGCCAGGACTTCACCACCCGGGGCCGGCGTACCGATGAGGCGCTCGCGCTGCTGGCCGCGCTGTGGACGCCGGGCTGGACCGAGTTCGAAGGCGAGTCCTACACCGCGCCGCGGCTGACCATGGAGCCGACGCCGACCGAGCGGATCCCGATCCTGGTCGGGGGCCTGTCCGAGGTCGCGTTCCGGCGCGCGGCCCGCCACGACGGCTGGGTCGGTGACATCTACCCGGTCGACGAGGCGATCGCCCTGGCCGGGCGGCTCGCAGAGGTCCGCCGGGAGGCCGGTGCGGACGACGACTTCACCGTGGTCGCCGCGCTCAGTGACGCGTTCCTGCCCGAGCACTTCGCCCGGGCGGCGGCCGGCGGGATCACGGACTGCTGGACGATGCCGTGGGCCTACTACCACGGACCGGACGCGACCCTGGAGCAGAAGGTCGACGCCCTGGAGCGGTTCGCACGCGAGGTGGTCGTCCCCGTCAACGGCTGA
- a CDS encoding DUF7218 family protein, giving the protein MPSKSANVKNEKQYEALKDKGMSKERAAKIANAKDSSKHGGEQSGKGGDSSQGGTTAQKKEAGRKGGKATARKS; this is encoded by the coding sequence GTGCCCAGCAAGTCGGCGAACGTGAAGAACGAGAAGCAGTACGAGGCCCTCAAGGACAAGGGCATGTCGAAGGAGCGGGCCGCCAAGATCGCCAACGCCAAGGACTCCTCCAAGCACGGCGGCGAGCAGTCCGGCAAGGGCGGCGACAGCTCGCAGGGCGGCACCACCGCCCAGAAGAAGGAGGCCGGGCGCAAGGGCGGCAAGGCGACGGCGAGGAAGAGCTGA
- a CDS encoding TIGR03557 family F420-dependent LLM class oxidoreductase has protein sequence MRIGYFLSCEEHPPEELVRQARLAADAGFEGLWISDHYHPWNHEQGQSPFVWSVIGAVSQVCDLPITTAVTCPTVRIHPAIIAQAAATTARMCRGGFRLGVGSGEALNEHVTGSRWPTADVRLEMLEEAVDVIRRLLTGERVTQHGRHYTVEDARIFTLPDRPVEIPVSGFGPEAVSLAARIGDGFVTTQPDAESLASYREQGGKGPAMAGAKACWGPDREQAQALAHRLWANAGVPGELAQVLPSPAHFEQASSLVTPEMVGETMPCGPDVEEHVTKLAKYAEAGFDELYVAQVGPDQDDFFRAYEAEVLPALRRSAM, from the coding sequence GTGAGGATCGGCTACTTCCTCTCCTGTGAGGAGCACCCGCCCGAGGAGCTGGTCCGCCAGGCGAGGCTGGCCGCGGACGCCGGGTTCGAGGGGCTCTGGATCTCCGACCACTACCACCCGTGGAACCACGAGCAGGGCCAGAGCCCGTTCGTGTGGAGCGTGATCGGGGCGGTCAGCCAGGTCTGCGACCTGCCGATCACCACCGCGGTCACCTGCCCGACGGTGCGGATCCACCCGGCGATCATCGCCCAGGCGGCGGCCACCACCGCCCGGATGTGCCGAGGTGGGTTCCGCCTCGGGGTCGGCTCCGGCGAGGCGCTCAACGAGCACGTCACCGGCAGCCGCTGGCCCACCGCGGACGTCCGGCTCGAGATGCTCGAGGAGGCGGTCGACGTGATCCGCCGGCTGCTCACCGGCGAGCGGGTCACCCAGCACGGCCGGCACTACACGGTCGAGGACGCGCGGATCTTCACCCTGCCCGACCGGCCGGTCGAGATCCCGGTCTCCGGGTTCGGGCCGGAGGCGGTCTCGCTCGCCGCCCGGATCGGCGACGGGTTCGTGACCACGCAGCCGGACGCGGAGTCGCTGGCGTCGTACCGGGAACAGGGCGGCAAGGGCCCGGCGATGGCCGGCGCCAAGGCCTGCTGGGGTCCGGACCGCGAGCAGGCCCAGGCGCTCGCCCACCGGCTCTGGGCGAACGCCGGCGTTCCCGGCGAGCTCGCGCAGGTGCTGCCGAGCCCGGCGCACTTCGAGCAGGCCTCGTCGTTGGTGACCCCGGAGATGGTCGGCGAGACCATGCCCTGCGGGCCGGACGTCGAGGAGCACGTCACCAAGCTGGCGAAGTACGCCGAGGCCGGGTTCGACGAGCTGTACGTCGCGCAGGTGGGCCCGGACCAGGACGACTTCTTCCGCGCCTACGAGGCGGAGGTCCTCCCGGCGCTGCGGCGCTCGGCGATGTAG
- a CDS encoding SRPBCC family protein, which translates to MAINTRRMKATPEQVWDVLADGWLYPLWVVGASRMREVDDAWPVVGSQLHHSVGTWPALLDDSTEVVESTPGSTLVLHARAWPTGAARVTIRLEAVGVETDVSIEEDAVSGPALLIPKPVRDLQLTWRNSESLRRLAYIAERRSAGRTSAS; encoded by the coding sequence ATGGCGATCAACACCCGCAGGATGAAGGCCACTCCCGAGCAGGTCTGGGATGTGCTGGCCGACGGCTGGCTCTACCCGCTCTGGGTGGTCGGCGCCTCCCGGATGCGCGAGGTCGACGACGCCTGGCCCGTGGTCGGCTCGCAGCTGCACCACTCGGTCGGCACCTGGCCGGCGCTCCTGGACGACAGCACCGAGGTGGTGGAGTCGACCCCGGGCTCGACGCTGGTGCTGCACGCCCGGGCCTGGCCGACCGGTGCCGCCCGGGTGACGATCCGGCTGGAGGCGGTCGGCGTCGAGACCGACGTCAGCATCGAGGAGGACGCCGTCAGCGGCCCTGCGCTCCTGATCCCGAAGCCGGTTCGCGACCTGCAGCTGACGTGGCGCAACTCCGAGAGCCTGCGGCGGCTCGCCTACATCGCCGAGCGCCGCAGCGCCGGGAGGACCTCCGCCTCGTAG
- a CDS encoding O-acetylhomoserine aminocarboxypropyltransferase/cysteine synthase family protein, whose protein sequence is MTYRPETLAVHAGQEEHDPATNSRAVPIYQTTSYVFNDTEHAANLFSLAEPGNIYTRIMNPTQDVFEQRMTQLEGGVGALAVASGSTATTYAVLNLTYAGDNIVALSTLYGGTYALFAHTLPQFGIEVRFVDPDRPEDLAKVVDDKTRLVFGETVGNPRINVVDIPAWAEAAHALGLPLIIDNTAPTPYLVRAFDQGADVVVHAATKYIGGHGTSIGGVIVDSGKFDWAAHADRFPGLTKPDPAYHGAVWTEAAGPAAYIIRARTVLLRNTGGATTPMNSWLFLQGLETLHLRMERHSENALQVAEFLNGHEGVSWVNYPGLADSPHKETFDRIGTGKGYGGLLSFGLKSGREGGKRFIEALGLFSHLANIGDAKSLAIHNATTTHSQLTPDELEAAGVPEDMVRLSIGIENVEDIIADLDQALAASK, encoded by the coding sequence ATGACGTACCGACCCGAGACTCTTGCTGTCCACGCAGGCCAGGAGGAGCACGACCCGGCCACGAACAGCCGGGCCGTGCCGATCTACCAGACCACGTCGTACGTCTTCAACGACACCGAGCACGCGGCGAACCTCTTCAGCCTCGCCGAGCCGGGCAACATCTACACCCGGATCATGAACCCGACCCAGGACGTCTTCGAGCAGCGGATGACCCAGCTCGAGGGTGGCGTCGGGGCACTCGCCGTGGCCAGCGGCTCGACGGCGACGACCTACGCGGTGCTCAACCTGACCTACGCCGGCGACAACATCGTGGCGCTGTCCACGCTGTACGGCGGCACCTACGCGCTCTTCGCCCACACGCTGCCGCAGTTCGGCATCGAGGTGCGCTTCGTCGATCCCGACCGGCCCGAGGACCTCGCGAAGGTCGTCGACGACAAGACTCGCCTGGTCTTCGGCGAGACCGTCGGCAACCCCAGGATCAACGTCGTCGACATCCCGGCCTGGGCCGAGGCCGCCCACGCGCTCGGGCTGCCCCTGATCATCGACAACACCGCGCCCACGCCGTACCTGGTGCGGGCCTTCGACCAGGGCGCCGACGTCGTGGTGCACGCGGCGACGAAGTACATCGGCGGCCACGGCACCTCGATCGGCGGCGTGATCGTCGACTCCGGGAAGTTCGACTGGGCGGCCCACGCCGACCGGTTCCCCGGCCTGACGAAGCCCGACCCGGCCTACCACGGTGCGGTGTGGACCGAAGCGGCCGGCCCGGCGGCGTACATCATCCGGGCCCGCACCGTGCTGCTGCGCAACACCGGCGGGGCGACCACCCCGATGAACTCCTGGCTGTTCCTCCAGGGCCTCGAGACGCTGCACCTGCGCATGGAGCGGCACAGCGAGAACGCGTTGCAGGTCGCGGAGTTCCTGAACGGGCACGAGGGCGTCTCGTGGGTCAACTACCCGGGCCTGGCCGACAGCCCCCACAAGGAGACCTTCGACCGGATCGGCACCGGCAAGGGATACGGCGGCCTGCTGAGCTTCGGCCTGAAGTCCGGACGCGAGGGCGGCAAGCGGTTCATCGAGGCGTTGGGGCTCTTCAGCCACCTCGCCAACATCGGCGACGCGAAGTCCCTGGCGATCCACAACGCCACCACCACGCACAGCCAGCTCACGCCCGACGAGCTCGAGGCGGCGGGCGTCCCCGAGGACATGGTGCGGCTCTCGATCGGCATCGAGAACGTCGAGGACATCATCGCCGACCTGGACCAGGCGCTCGCAGCCAGCAAGTGA
- the metX gene encoding homoserine O-acetyltransferase MetX has translation MTGSLGYVETQRVVLAGPDDPLHLRGGGRLDHVEVAYETYGSLSPARDNAVFICHALTGDAHAAGLHVGSKKRGWWDNLIGPGKPVDTDRFFVISANLLGGCSGSTGPLSTDPATGAPYCLDFPMLHMSDLVAAHRRLVAHLGIERLHAAVGGSLGGMQVLQWVIDEPDALERAVLVAASSRLSPENIAFSAIGREAIMSDPDFCNGRYVEQGVFPWRGQKVARMMAHITYVSAQSLETKFGHRRRSRGDAWTLGPDYEVEHYLQHQGQVFLGRFDALSYLYLTRLLDYFDPFADPGTAAALRSTATRFQLTSFDSDWRFDSTQSARMTAELKALGVAVDWAELASPFGHDSFLLQPPGYHERIAEFLG, from the coding sequence ATGACCGGCTCGCTCGGCTACGTCGAGACGCAGCGGGTCGTCCTGGCCGGCCCGGACGACCCGCTGCACCTGCGAGGCGGCGGCCGCCTCGATCACGTCGAGGTCGCCTACGAGACCTACGGGTCGCTCTCGCCGGCACGCGACAACGCCGTCTTCATCTGCCACGCCCTCACCGGCGACGCCCACGCCGCCGGGCTGCACGTGGGCTCGAAGAAGCGCGGGTGGTGGGACAACCTGATCGGCCCGGGCAAGCCCGTGGACACCGACCGCTTCTTCGTCATCTCCGCCAACCTGCTGGGCGGCTGCTCGGGCAGCACCGGCCCGCTGTCGACCGACCCGGCCACCGGCGCGCCGTACTGCCTCGACTTCCCGATGCTGCACATGAGCGACCTGGTCGCCGCACACCGGCGACTGGTCGCGCACCTCGGGATCGAGCGGCTGCACGCCGCAGTCGGCGGATCGCTCGGCGGCATGCAGGTCCTGCAATGGGTGATCGACGAACCCGACGCGCTCGAACGAGCGGTCCTCGTGGCCGCGTCCTCCCGGCTGTCACCGGAGAACATCGCGTTCTCCGCGATCGGCCGCGAGGCGATCATGTCCGACCCCGACTTCTGCAACGGACGGTACGTCGAGCAGGGCGTCTTCCCCTGGCGCGGCCAGAAGGTCGCCCGGATGATGGCGCACATCACCTACGTCTCGGCCCAGTCCCTCGAGACGAAGTTCGGCCACCGCCGCAGGTCTCGCGGCGACGCCTGGACGCTCGGCCCGGACTACGAGGTGGAGCACTACCTGCAGCACCAGGGACAGGTGTTCCTGGGCCGGTTCGACGCCCTGTCCTACCTCTACCTGACCCGCCTGCTCGACTACTTCGACCCGTTCGCCGACCCGGGGACGGCCGCTGCGCTGCGCAGCACCGCGACCCGGTTCCAGCTGACCTCGTTCGACTCCGACTGGCGCTTCGACTCCACCCAGTCCGCGCGGATGACCGCGGAGCTGAAGGCCTTGGGGGTGGCGGTGGACTGGGCCGAGCTGGCCTCACCGTTCGGCCACGACTCGTTCCTCCTGCAGCCTCCGGGGTACCACGAGCGGATCGCCGAGTTCCTCGGCTGA